Proteins encoded together in one Miscanthus floridulus cultivar M001 chromosome 16, ASM1932011v1, whole genome shotgun sequence window:
- the LOC136512910 gene encoding serine/arginine-rich splicing factor RS2Z32-like, translating to MPRYDDRYGGTRLYVGRLAPRTRSRDLEYLFGRYGRIREVELKRDYAFIEFSDHRDADEARYQLDGKDVDGSRIVVEFAKGIPRGPGGSREYMGRGPPPGTGRCFNCGIDGHWAKDCKAGDWKNKCYRCGERGHIERNCQNSPRSVRRERSYSRSPTPRRGRGRSPSYSRSRSRSYSQSRSLSGSPRGGRRDRDDRRSRSLSRSPMRSASPPPKEKERSPTPDGSRSPRSRSPQDQVMSPPPKDNGEGNGSDRGDSPRGRENSRSRSRSPSGGNRSPAANGRSPSPRGDRSPSPKGNGNNDDDDAARGGSPAGSKSP from the exons ATGCCTCGCTATGATGACCGCTATGGAGGCACGCGCTTGTATGTTGGCAGATTGGCCCCCCGTACTCGTTCCCGTGATTTAGAATATCTGTTCGGCAGATATGGAAG AATACGAGAAGTGGAGTTGAAGCGCGACTATGCATTCATT GAGTTCAGTGATCATCGTGATGCTGATGAGGCTCGATACCAACTAGATGGCAAGGATGTTGATGGGAGTCGCATTGTTGTTGAGTTTGCCAAAGGG ATACCACGTGGTCCAGGTGGCTCACGTGAATATATGGGAAGAGGCCCTCCACCAGGTACAGGCCGTTGTTTCAACTGTGGAATTGATGGTCACTGGGCAAAAGACTGTAAGGCTGGTGATTGGAAAAACAAATGCTACCGTTGTGGAGAAAGAGGGCATATAGAAAGAAATTGCCAGAACAGTCCTAGGAGTGTCAG GCGTGAAAGAAGTTACTCACGGTCCCCAACTCCACGCCGTGGAAGGGGTCGCAGTCCAAGCTATAGCAGAAGCAGGAGCCGGAGCTATAG CCAATCGAGATCCCTGTCTGGATCTCCTAGGGGAGGTCGCCGTGACCGTGACGATAGGAGATCAAGGAGTCTCAGCAGGAGCCCCATGCGATCTGCCTCACCGCCTCCAAAGGAAAAGGAGCGCAGCCCCACACCTGATGGAAGCAGGAGCCCGAGGAGTCGCAGCCCCCAGGATCAGGTGATGAGCCCACCACCAAAGGATAATGGCGAAGGCAATGGTTCAGACCGTGGCGACAGCCCCAGAGGGAGGGAAAACAGCAGGAGCAGGAGCCGCAGCCCATCCGGTGGTAACCGCAGCCCTGCAGCTAATGGGCGGAGCCCGAGTCCTAGAGGTGACCGTAGCCCAAGCCCCAAGGGCAATGGTaacaacgacgatgatgatgctGCCCGCGGTGGTTCCCCAGCAGGAAGCAAGTCACCTTGA